The genomic segment GGCAGCGCACATTCTGCCCTTCGGCTGGCAAAATACCTAAGCGCATTGCAAGGTAAAGTAGGATGCGGATAAATATGGGCTTGCCCCACTTTACATTGGCCTGCCCCAGCCAAGGCCGCTGCTCAGCCCCGTGCAGGGTTTGTAGCAGCGGACTAAGCAAGCCAAAGTCTTTGCCTAGCATCTGCTGATATAGGAGTGGCATCAGTGGCAGCCCTTGATCTGGGCTTGCAATGCGCTTTGTAGATCGGGGTATTTAAAGCGATAGCCCGCATCGAGTAAGCGTTTAGGAGTCACCCGCTGGCCTTTGGTAAACAGTGCACCCATTTCTCCGGCGAGTGTGTTGATCAGCCAGGCTGGGGTGGTAAAAAAGTGGGGGCGGCGTAAGAGGCCTGCGGCTGTTTTAGCAAATTGCGCCTGGCTTACCGCTTCGGGGGCGCTGAGGTTGTAAGCGCCGCTCAATTGCGGATTGCAAATGGCCTGTGCAATCACGGCTAACACATCGTCTCTGTGTATCCAGCTTACAACTTGCAGCCCGTCGCCCATACGCCCGCCAAGGCCTAGATAAAAGGGCAGTAGCAGCTTGGGCAGGGCACCACCGGGGCCAAAAACAAGGCCAAGGCGTAGCCGAACTACGCGCAAGCCAAAGGCTTCAGCTTTGCATGCTGCGGCTTCCCATTCACTGCAAAGCTGCGACATAAATTCGTTTTGCGTGCCTGCGTTTTCGTCCAGTGGCTCATCGCCACGGCAGCCGTAATAGCCAATCGCCGAGCCATTAATTAATACCTTGGGCTTGTGATTGGCCTTTGCCAGCCAGCCAAGCAAGGCTTCTGTTGTGCCTATCCGGCTGGCCAGTAATGCTTTTTTTCGCGCATCGCTCCAGCGCGGACCAGCCACCGGGCTGCCGGCTAAATTGATGATGGCATCAAATTCTTCTTTAGCAGAAAGATCCTCCCAGAGGGCAAAAGCGCGTACTTTGCTTTGAAACTGGATAGTGGTGGCCTGTGGATTGCGGCTAAGCAGGCAGAGGCTATGCCCAGCATCAAGTAGTTGCTCGCAAAGTGCTGCGCCAATAAAGCCGGTGCCGCCGGTGATTAAAATACGTTGCTGCGACAGGCTGAGAAAGGGATTACTGCTCATGATTTTGGCCTCTTTATACAGTTTAAAGCTGGCGAATCCATCCCGAATCCCCGACAAACCCACGCCGAGTGCAAACAGGCTTAATACCCAGCTGAGCAGGCCGTAATGAACGAGCTGTAAGCTGGTGCTCTGGCTGGCCCAAATTGGGGCTACGCTGATGGCCCAATGCCCAAAAAGCACGCCGCCGTTCATGGCTAAAATGGTGTGGGTAACGCGCTCGGTGGCGGGCAGTAGGCGGCTTTTGTCTTCTTCTACAAAATCGCAAAGCGTGAGTACAATTTCGATCAAAATCAGCGAGGCTAATCCCCATAGCCACAGGCCGTGCCACTCAAACCAAGCCAGGCCAGCAAATACCAGCGCGTACAGGCTGGAGCGTATAGCGTGTAGGCGCAGCTCGCGCTGAGCTGCTTTTTTGCCGGGCAGGGCAACCGTCAGCTCGTGATGGTAAATTGTGTCAAAAGCGCCCATCAGTCCTTGCAGTAGCAATAAATACAGAATGATTTGCATGATTTGCTCCTTCAGGTTGCGATCAAAAAGGTTTATTTACCATGAGCCAATACACCACGATCAGGCTGATAAAGGCGGGGAAGCCAAGCGCTGTCCAGATTCGTTCATAGCGCCAGTATTGGGCGGGCAGCTCGGTATTTTCTTTGGCGGCGATTTGCGCCATATCGCGCATTTTGATTTGAATCCATACCACCGGCAGCCAGCAAGCGCCCGTCAATGCATATAGCGACATCGAAATCCACAGCCAGTTGGCTGTCAGTGGATAGCCCAGCCAGTGCGCCATCAGTAATCCTGAGATGGGCTGGAAAATCACAGCAGGCGTGGTAAATAAGTAATCCGCCCGTACTACCCAGCGGGATACCACGGCAATGGCTTGCACATTGCCGCTGCGATTCGTCACAAACATATAAAACGCCGTGCCAAGGCCCGTGCCAAACATCAGCGTGGCGGACAAAATATGTAGCAGCTTGAAAGTCAGGTAGTAATCCATTTTGCTTTGCCTATTAAGATGTTTTGATAAACCGAGTTTTTATTTGCAGAGAAGGCTGAAGATGCGGATTAAGTGTTGCTGATTTCGATTTAAGCCCTTGGTTTTCTCTGTGAAACTGTTCTCTGTGTCTTCTGTGGTTCAAAATTTGGGTTTTGTCTTGTTTGGTGAAAGTAGATCCAGCATCAGCAGCAGCGCCATGATGGGTATGTTTTTAAGCAGCGGGCCAAAGGGATGCCATAAAAACTGCGGTAGCTTGATGGCGATGATGATGCTGTAAGCCAAAACCAACGGCCATTGCAGCCGCCAGCTGCGTGTTGGCACGCCCAGTAAATCCAGTAAGCACAGCAGCCCAAACACGCTATCCATCGCTACCGAGCCGTAAAAAAGCAGTGGCTGCCATGCACTGGGAATGCCAACGTCAGCCAATAGTTGGTAGCTATCTGCCCGAGGCCAGGCCCAGAGGCATACGGCGGCTGTGCACAGCCAAACCAGCGCCATGGATAATTTAAGCAGTGGCAGCAGCCAGCCGAGTAAGGCATCCCTTGCCATGCCATTGACTGGCGCGGCAGCCTGCGGAGCGCGGCCTAAGATTGCAGCAAAAGGAGCGGTATCGCTGTAATTACCAGCCCGCAGCATGGCCAAGCTATCGGGCTGAAATAGCGGCAGCAGAGTCGATTTTGCCGCTAAGTTTTGTAAGCATGCAGCAATAGGCAGGGTGATCGCACGGCCCAAACCCATGCCTTGTCTGAGCTGCTGCCACCAGCTGGTGAGCGGCATCGCTTGTGGGCCAAGGGCATTGATGATTGCTTGCTTTGCCACGGGCTGCTCGGTAAGTAGAACGAGTAGCGTTAAAACATCATGTAAATGCACCGGCTGCACTTTACCCACACCTTGTAAATCGGGCAGCAGGGGTAGGCTGGCTAGGGTGCAAAAAGCACGGCTGCTTACGCCATCTGGTGCATAAATCAGCGAGGGGCGAACGATGGTCCAATTTAGTTTTGATTGCATCAAGGCCTCATCCCCCAGCCCCTTGCTGCGCCAGTAGGCCGTTGGCGCATCAATTGCTGCACCCAGCGCAGAGAGATGAATCACTTTTGTAACCCTGCTGATCTCACAGGCAGCAAAGAGCGCCTGTGGTGCTGCATGATGCAAAGCCGTGAATGATTGCCCGCCCGATTCAGCAAAAATCCCCACCGTGTTGATCACGGTATCGATGCCAGCCAGGTGCGGCAGCCAGTCAGCCGCGTTTTGCAGCGCCGCAAAATCGCCCTGTATCACTTGGCATTCAGGATGAGCCAGAGCATGGCGGCTGAGTAAGCGCACTTGATGGCCCCGCATGAGCAGGGCATCTCTTAAATGGCTACCAATCAGGCCGTTGCCGAGTAATAAGATGTTCATGATTCAAGCTCCGGCACCGCTTGCTGTGGCACTAGGCGCTTCCAGACCATTCTGGCAATCGCCAAGATGGCCAGTAGATGCCCGAGTAAATGCCACACAATCGCCATCCGCAATTCATTGACCAGATCGCCGCTCTGCTGGCTGGCAAAGCAAAGCACCAATAGCATGGGGATGAGCAATTGCAGCGCAGCTAGGGTCTGTTGACGGTTCATTCACAATTGCGCTGAGTCGGAAAATGGCTAGCCACAAGGCATGCGACGAAGGCAATAACGAGTTATTACCGAGGAGCATAACGCAGTGGATGGCCGTTTTCCGACTCAGCCCTTCGGGTTGGCTACATTTTTGGGGCTGTACGGCGTTAAAAGACGCTCATGGTACTCGTACCATGTCGCGTCTTTTGCCTTGTTCAGCCCCAAAACTGCAGCCAACGCAGCCGTGAATGAAACGTCAACAGACCCTAGTGTGTGACGCCAGTAATGTGCGCCACTGCCAGGGCAGCTCGCTTCTAGTAGTGGCCCAAGGGCGCGTTGTTGCCAGCTGATTAACAGTGCGCTGCTGAGTAGGCTGAGTGCAAGAATGGCAAGAAAGTAGCTGATGGCAGACATTTTATTTCCTTTATTTCTGTATAAAGAGAAATTTATGGGCAAACGTTTAAATCCGGCAAGATTTGCTATCGCACCTTGCAGTAAAACCCAGCCATACACTGATACGGTAGCGATGGCGGGCGATGCGTGAGTAAATCCAGGCTGATATCCCGCGTGTTGCCTGCCATTTTAAAGGCCCTGTCCACCAATCGCGGCCTATGGCCTCATAGATTGCGGCAATGGCATCAATGCCGACTAAAATCTGCCCGTCGTCTCGACGGATATGCAATAAAGTTTGCATCTCTGGCAAGCTGGCTGCCGCTGTGCTGGCATCAAAGTCAGCTGCGCTGATATCAATCAGGGTAAAGCACTGCTTGCTATCGCGTTGTTTAAGCCTGAGCATTTCAAAACGGCACATCGGGCAGGCGTGATCATAAAATAATTCGTAGCGTGGCATGGTGCTGTTCCTTATTTCTTAGTGATATGTTGCTTTGTAGGGAGGGCAAGTGTTCCGGCTAACTGCAGGGGTGCTGCCTACTCATCACTTCTCTTCATCTTTACCAAACATCGCGGCCAGCTGGCCAATTTTCCCGCCCATTTTTAATAGCTTGAGTAATACGCTGGGTGGCAGGTTTTTAAAGTCGTCGTAGCCATGCAGCAGCACTTCTAAAAATTCCAGCACCTGATCCATTTTGACCCGGGTGGCGGCTTCAATTTCGGTGTCGGTTTCGGCTTCAATAGCGCATTGGCGCAGCACAGTAAGTGTAGGGTCCAGCTCGCGTTTTTTGCGCTCTTCGGTGATGACACGGAAGATTTCCCAAACATCCTGCAGGGCAACAAAATGATCACGCCGATCGCCCATTTCCTGCTGTATTTTAATTAGTCCCCAGCTTTGCAATTCTTTCAAGCTGTTGCTGACATTGGATCTGGCTACGCCGAGTGTTTCACCAATCTCTTCTGCATTCAGTGGCTTATTAACCAGAAATAGCAGGGCATGAAGTTGGGCTACCGTGCGGTTCACTCCCCATTTCGTCCCCATCTCGCCCCAGTGAACGATGTATTTCTCCATAGTTGGGCTGAGCTTCATCTTGTTTCCTTTATTTCTGTATTGAGAGAAATTAAACGCCGAATGCAGATGTAATGCAAGTGAAATGTAGAAAGTTGTGGATTAACTGGCTACAACCAATGTGCCAGTTTGGCTAGCGCATAAACACAAAGGCCGCTGAGTGCGAGCAGGGCGGGGGTTTGCCAGTGGCGGTTGATCAGGTAGGACAAGCCGATCAGCAGTAGGCAGCAAACAATCCAACCCCAAGCGGCGGGGAGTATGCCGAGTAGCCAAGTAGATGGGATAAGGGAAAGTAGCCAGCTGCTGGCTTTAAAGGCCTTTGCATATCGACTTGTTGAGGAAGGTGCCAGCTCTGGTAGCTGGTTTTGTAATGCGGCTAGGTGAGTATTTATATCCTGGCGTAAGCCTTTAATCAGGCTTAGTGCAAGTGCTGGCTCCAGCTCTTTGGCGATTAAAATACCGTAAAGGCCAAGGCTGGCCTCCGCCCCGGGCAGGGTGTTTTCTGGTTCTGTAGGCTGCGTAATACGGGTTCGCCATATTTGCCATGCTGCACCTGTAATGGCCAGCAGCCACAGGGAAAACTGCATCGATGCGGTAAGCCGGTTAAAGCCTGCCAGCAGGGTGATAAGGCTGACTCCCAGTAGTAGAGCGTCATTCAGGCTTTGCCTGATTAATTGAAAGCGATGCTGGCTGGCGGGCAGGTAAAGCGCTGCGCCGTGTAAGCCTCGCTGGATGAGGCTAGGGGCAAGCAGTGCAGGCCCCAGTCTTGCCAGCAAAACCATCCAGCATCGGGCGCGTTTCGTGCGTGGCCCTTTGGTTTCTGTTGCGGCCAGCTCCAAAAAAAACCATTGCCGTACTGAACCTGATTCCAGATCAGAGAGCGAACTTAATAGGGCGTATTTTTCGGGGGAGCTAAATGGCTGCATGAGAGGAAGCGATGGGCTGGCGAAAGAGGGCGAAGTTTATTAAGCATGCAAGATAGAGGGCGGGGTTTGCCCGCCCTCGCTTATT from the Iodobacter fluviatilis genome contains:
- a CDS encoding TIGR01777 family oxidoreductase; protein product: MQIILYLLLLQGLMGAFDTIYHHELTVALPGKKAAQRELRLHAIRSSLYALVFAGLAWFEWHGLWLWGLASLILIEIVLTLCDFVEEDKSRLLPATERVTHTILAMNGGVLFGHWAISVAPIWASQSTSLQLVHYGLLSWVLSLFALGVGLSGIRDGFASFKLYKEAKIMSSNPFLSLSQQRILITGGTGFIGAALCEQLLDAGHSLCLLSRNPQATTIQFQSKVRAFALWEDLSAKEEFDAIINLAGSPVAGPRWSDARKKALLASRIGTTEALLGWLAKANHKPKVLINGSAIGYYGCRGDEPLDENAGTQNEFMSQLCSEWEAAACKAEAFGLRVVRLRLGLVFGPGGALPKLLLPFYLGLGGRMGDGLQVVSWIHRDDVLAVIAQAICNPQLSGAYNLSAPEAVSQAQFAKTAAGLLRRPHFFTTPAWLINTLAGEMGALFTKGQRVTPKRLLDAGYRFKYPDLQSALQAQIKGCH
- a CDS encoding DUF2269 family protein; the protein is MDYYLTFKLLHILSATLMFGTGLGTAFYMFVTNRSGNVQAIAVVSRWVVRADYLFTTPAVIFQPISGLLMAHWLGYPLTANWLWISMSLYALTGACWLPVVWIQIKMRDMAQIAAKENTELPAQYWRYERIWTALGFPAFISLIVVYWLMVNKPF
- a CDS encoding SDR family oxidoreductase, whose protein sequence is MNILLLGNGLIGSHLRDALLMRGHQVRLLSRHALAHPECQVIQGDFAALQNAADWLPHLAGIDTVINTVGIFAESGGQSFTALHHAAPQALFAACEISRVTKVIHLSALGAAIDAPTAYWRSKGLGDEALMQSKLNWTIVRPSLIYAPDGVSSRAFCTLASLPLLPDLQGVGKVQPVHLHDVLTLLVLLTEQPVAKQAIINALGPQAMPLTSWWQQLRQGMGLGRAITLPIAACLQNLAAKSTLLPLFQPDSLAMLRAGNYSDTAPFAAILGRAPQAAAPVNGMARDALLGWLLPLLKLSMALVWLCTAAVCLWAWPRADSYQLLADVGIPSAWQPLLFYGSVAMDSVFGLLCLLDLLGVPTRSWRLQWPLVLAYSIIIAIKLPQFLWHPFGPLLKNIPIMALLLMLDLLSPNKTKPKF
- a CDS encoding thiol-disulfide oxidoreductase DCC family protein, which codes for MPRYELFYDHACPMCRFEMLRLKQRDSKQCFTLIDISAADFDASTAAASLPEMQTLLHIRRDDGQILVGIDAIAAIYEAIGRDWWTGPLKWQATRGISAWIYSRIARHRYRISVWLGFTARCDSKSCRI
- a CDS encoding GbsR/MarR family transcriptional regulator produces the protein MKLSPTMEKYIVHWGEMGTKWGVNRTVAQLHALLFLVNKPLNAEEIGETLGVARSNVSNSLKELQSWGLIKIQQEMGDRRDHFVALQDVWEIFRVITEERKKRELDPTLTVLRQCAIEAETDTEIEAATRVKMDQVLEFLEVLLHGYDDFKNLPPSVLLKLLKMGGKIGQLAAMFGKDEEK